A genomic region of Sander vitreus isolate 19-12246 chromosome 11, sanVit1, whole genome shotgun sequence contains the following coding sequences:
- the LOC144525231 gene encoding Golgi reassembly-stacking protein 2-like isoform X1, whose product MGGSQSVDIPGGGTEGYHVLRVQENSPGHRAGLEPFFDFLISICDTRLNKDNDTLKELLKMNVEKPIKILLYSSKTLAVRETTVTPSNMWGGQGLLGVSIRFCSFEGANENVWHVLEVEPNSPAALAGLRSHTDYIIGADTVMNETEDLFSVVETHEGKELKLYVYNTDTDNSREVVITPNCDWGGEGSLGCGIGYGYLHRIPTLPFGDGKKICFPAQTPSEPTKDGFTEVHLSAVIPTVPVAVSSSASTGLEQSLAGLSVSSNLTAVVSNLQTGAPTVPLSSHSPSSQSAPLSVNPAATLPGLMPFPGGLPPFPHLPNLNITLPDMGHVLPPGVGGLQHAGLPPLTQPGVVPGLTLPLSDFVLPPITANAVPAVTLDTTYPFSTIQMNSLLTRTPIPSSVTSESINITMTADSS is encoded by the exons ATGGGAGGCTCTCAAAGCGTCGACATACCGGGTGGAGGAACTGAAGGCTACCACGTCCTCAGA GTGCAAGAGAATTCCCCTGGTCACCGTGCAGGACTGGAGCCATTCTTTGATTTCCTCATTTCCATTTGTGACACTAGACTG AACAAGGACAACGACACCCTAAAAGAGTTGCTGAAGATGAACGTGGAGAAGCCCATCAAGATACTGTTATACAGTAGCAAGACACTGGCAGTGAGGGAGACAACAGTCACACCCAGCAACATGTGGGGTGGCCAGGGGCTTCTGGGAGTCAGCATTCGCTTCTGCAGCTTTGAAGGAGCCAAtgaaaatgtttggcatgtCTTG GAAGTAGAACCAAACTCTCCTGCAGCCCTGGCTGGTTTGAGGTCACACACTGACTACATTATAGGAGCGGACACCGTCATGAATGAG ACTGAAGATCTTTTCTCCGTGGTTGAAACCCATGAAGGGAAGGAGTTGAAGCTGTATGTTTacaacacagatacagacaacagCCGGGAGGTGGTCATCACTCCAAACTGTGACTGGGGTGGAGAGGGCAG TCTAGGATGTGGGATTGGCTATGGCTACCTGCACAGGATACCTACACTGCCATTTGGAGATGGCAAGAAAATCTGTTTCCCTGCACAGACTCCCAGCGAACCAACTAAAGATGGCTTCACAGAG GTCCATCTCTCTGCTGTTATTCCAACGGTTCCAGTTGCTGTGTCTTCTTCTGCTTCGACTGGATTAGAGCAGTCTCTCGCCGGCTTGTCAGTCAGCTCTAACCTGACTGCTGTCGTTAGCAATCTACAGACAG GAGCTCCTACCGTTCCACTGTCCAGTCACAGCCCCTCCTCACAAAGCGCTCCCTTGTCTGTCAATCCTGCTGCCACACTACCAG GTTTAATGCCCTTCCCTGGAGGTCTTCCACCCTTTCCTCATTTACCAAATCTAAACATCACCTTGCCAGACATGGGCCACGTATTACCACCTGGAGTTGGTGGATTACAACATGCAG GTCTTCCACCGCTCACCCAGCCAGGTGTGGTCCCTGGTCTAACTCTGCCTCTGTCTGACTTTGTTCTTCCCCCAATCACTGCTAATGCAGTTCCTGCTGTTACACTGGATACAACATATCCCTTCTCCACTATCCAAATGAACAGTTTACTGACGAGAACCCCCATCCCATCATCAGTGACCTCTGAATCAATAAATATCACAATGACTGCAGACTCATCTTAG
- the LOC144525231 gene encoding Golgi reassembly-stacking protein 2-like isoform X2: MNVEKPIKILLYSSKTLAVRETTVTPSNMWGGQGLLGVSIRFCSFEGANENVWHVLEVEPNSPAALAGLRSHTDYIIGADTVMNETEDLFSVVETHEGKELKLYVYNTDTDNSREVVITPNCDWGGEGSLGCGIGYGYLHRIPTLPFGDGKKICFPAQTPSEPTKDGFTEVHLSAVIPTVPVAVSSSASTGLEQSLAGLSVSSNLTAVVSNLQTGAPTVPLSSHSPSSQSAPLSVNPAATLPGLMPFPGGLPPFPHLPNLNITLPDMGHVLPPGVGGLQHAGLPPLTQPGVVPGLTLPLSDFVLPPITANAVPAVTLDTTYPFSTIQMNSLLTRTPIPSSVTSESINITMTADSS; the protein is encoded by the exons ATGAACGTGGAGAAGCCCATCAAGATACTGTTATACAGTAGCAAGACACTGGCAGTGAGGGAGACAACAGTCACACCCAGCAACATGTGGGGTGGCCAGGGGCTTCTGGGAGTCAGCATTCGCTTCTGCAGCTTTGAAGGAGCCAAtgaaaatgtttggcatgtCTTG GAAGTAGAACCAAACTCTCCTGCAGCCCTGGCTGGTTTGAGGTCACACACTGACTACATTATAGGAGCGGACACCGTCATGAATGAG ACTGAAGATCTTTTCTCCGTGGTTGAAACCCATGAAGGGAAGGAGTTGAAGCTGTATGTTTacaacacagatacagacaacagCCGGGAGGTGGTCATCACTCCAAACTGTGACTGGGGTGGAGAGGGCAG TCTAGGATGTGGGATTGGCTATGGCTACCTGCACAGGATACCTACACTGCCATTTGGAGATGGCAAGAAAATCTGTTTCCCTGCACAGACTCCCAGCGAACCAACTAAAGATGGCTTCACAGAG GTCCATCTCTCTGCTGTTATTCCAACGGTTCCAGTTGCTGTGTCTTCTTCTGCTTCGACTGGATTAGAGCAGTCTCTCGCCGGCTTGTCAGTCAGCTCTAACCTGACTGCTGTCGTTAGCAATCTACAGACAG GAGCTCCTACCGTTCCACTGTCCAGTCACAGCCCCTCCTCACAAAGCGCTCCCTTGTCTGTCAATCCTGCTGCCACACTACCAG GTTTAATGCCCTTCCCTGGAGGTCTTCCACCCTTTCCTCATTTACCAAATCTAAACATCACCTTGCCAGACATGGGCCACGTATTACCACCTGGAGTTGGTGGATTACAACATGCAG GTCTTCCACCGCTCACCCAGCCAGGTGTGGTCCCTGGTCTAACTCTGCCTCTGTCTGACTTTGTTCTTCCCCCAATCACTGCTAATGCAGTTCCTGCTGTTACACTGGATACAACATATCCCTTCTCCACTATCCAAATGAACAGTTTACTGACGAGAACCCCCATCCCATCATCAGTGACCTCTGAATCAATAAATATCACAATGACTGCAGACTCATCTTAG